The following proteins are encoded in a genomic region of Dyadobacter sp. UC 10:
- a CDS encoding ATP-binding protein yields MKIKTKLRLGLGVLFLMILALSLIAARYVYVLKEDTENILQDNYKTLDYSRSMFLAIDQIRTDPKAWARFEQNLKNQQVNVTEPGEEEVTGKMEAHYRALKKDTLHAELPVLIRNDLAELTRINMEAIRTKSDKALATAQAAFIWIALAGTVCFLIALTLLINLPGNIGNPIRELTESIRAIAAKKYAERLHFSGEDEFGELASSFNTMAEKLEEYDNSNLSRILVEKKRIEALINNMHEPVIGLDEHKRVLFANEEAVKISGIAVSDLLGKSATELAEQNDLIRALIQEKPGANGSNGQTTTPSLKIYADNKESYFEKEIVDITIVPTGERVRKFIGQVILLKNITPFKELDFAKTNFIATVSHELKTPIASIKMSLQLLESQQTGALNEEQKQLMSSIKEDSDRLLKITGELLNMSQVETGNIQLNIQQSSPYAILKYAIDAVKTPVEQKHIELVVGTDDQLADVKADMEKTAWVLINFLTNAVRYSQQESKIHIQLTGTEYGVKFLVRDEGKGIDSRYRSKIFDRYFQVPGSSKTGTGLGLAISKEFIEAQGGSIGVTSEIGMGSTFYFELARA; encoded by the coding sequence ATGAAGATCAAAACCAAACTGCGGCTTGGACTTGGAGTCCTGTTTTTAATGATCCTGGCACTGTCGCTGATCGCGGCCAGGTATGTGTATGTTTTGAAAGAAGATACCGAGAACATTTTGCAGGACAACTACAAGACGCTCGATTACAGCAGGAGCATGTTTTTAGCCATTGATCAAATCCGTACCGACCCAAAAGCATGGGCGAGGTTTGAGCAAAACCTAAAAAACCAACAGGTCAACGTGACCGAACCCGGGGAGGAGGAAGTGACCGGTAAAATGGAAGCCCATTACCGTGCCCTGAAAAAGGACACACTTCATGCAGAGCTGCCTGTTTTGATCCGGAATGATCTGGCCGAGCTCACCCGGATCAATATGGAAGCGATCCGCACTAAAAGCGATAAGGCATTAGCAACGGCGCAGGCTGCATTTATATGGATTGCACTGGCGGGTACCGTTTGTTTTTTGATCGCACTGACCCTTCTGATCAACCTGCCGGGGAATATTGGTAATCCGATCAGGGAGCTGACTGAAAGTATTCGCGCGATTGCAGCTAAAAAATACGCCGAGCGGCTGCACTTCTCAGGCGAAGACGAGTTTGGCGAACTGGCCAGTTCCTTTAACACGATGGCCGAAAAGCTGGAAGAGTATGATAATAGCAACCTGTCCCGGATTTTGGTTGAAAAAAAACGCATTGAAGCACTGATCAATAACATGCATGAGCCTGTAATCGGGCTGGATGAGCATAAAAGGGTATTGTTTGCCAATGAAGAAGCCGTCAAGATCTCCGGTATTGCCGTCAGCGACCTGCTTGGGAAGTCTGCTACCGAGCTGGCGGAGCAGAACGACCTGATTCGCGCATTGATACAAGAGAAGCCGGGAGCCAATGGAAGCAATGGGCAGACGACCACGCCGTCGTTGAAAATTTATGCAGATAACAAGGAAAGCTATTTCGAAAAAGAGATCGTCGACATTACCATCGTCCCTACCGGCGAGCGCGTCAGGAAATTCATTGGCCAGGTTATTCTTTTGAAAAACATTACACCTTTCAAAGAGCTTGATTTTGCCAAAACCAATTTTATCGCAACCGTTTCACACGAGCTGAAAACACCTATTGCTTCGATCAAAATGAGCTTGCAGCTGCTGGAAAGCCAGCAGACCGGGGCTTTGAATGAAGAGCAGAAGCAACTGATGTCAAGCATTAAGGAAGACAGCGACCGCCTGCTGAAAATCACGGGGGAACTGCTGAATATGTCGCAGGTGGAAACGGGCAATATCCAGTTGAATATCCAGCAAAGCAGTCCTTATGCTATCTTAAAGTACGCAATCGACGCGGTCAAAACACCTGTTGAGCAAAAGCACATTGAGTTGGTTGTCGGTACAGACGACCAGCTTGCCGATGTAAAAGCGGATATGGAGAAAACCGCCTGGGTGCTGATCAATTTTTTAACCAATGCAGTCCGATACTCGCAGCAGGAAAGCAAGATCCATATTCAGCTTACGGGTACGGAGTACGGCGTTAAATTCCTTGTCCGGGACGAAGGAAAAGGCATTGACAGCCGATATCGCAGCAAAATATTCGACCGTTACTTTCAGGTGCCCGGCAGTTCCAAAACCGGTACCGGATTAGGACTTGCGATCAGTAAAGAGTTTATCGAAGCACAGGGCGGCAGCATCGGCGTGACCAGTGAAATCGGAATGGGCAGCACATTTTACTTTGAACTTGCGAGAGCATGA
- a CDS encoding PepSY-associated TM helix domain-containing protein: MKKGSFRRSLFKLHSWLGLVTGIFLILLGLSGSVLVFRTELDNLFNRDLLHISTSENRLPDQALKRCYDNIINRYPNLDGIAWVNPDAEPGDAYNFRLYFNDARLLTYDLALISFNPYTGAILREGPSSQFTLSFIEWLFQFHFSFQLGVPGAALTAIFGITMLLSLLTGAIVYRKMLWKVLTFRVKINRKNWRTVSSDLHRMVGVWSLLLNAVIFFTGFWMNLFAFKAKTWQNEIVATKPNTPISIQPDQMYRQALSAMPDLEPTYVYLPTQPERKFEVRGYTKGQLKVWGSGNSVRIDQYTGELVEIDRLGEKPLGDRIQATFFPLHVGNFGGVAIKILYVIVGLAPGLLAVTGFLLWWRRVRGSHALASSK, from the coding sequence ATGAAAAAAGGATCGTTTCGCCGAAGCCTTTTCAAGCTGCACAGCTGGCTTGGCCTGGTAACAGGAATATTTTTGATCTTGCTCGGTTTGAGTGGTTCCGTTCTGGTTTTCAGAACGGAACTGGACAATCTCTTTAACCGGGATTTACTGCACATTTCAACATCGGAAAACAGGCTGCCGGATCAGGCGCTGAAGCGCTGCTATGACAACATTATCAACCGGTATCCGAATCTGGACGGTATTGCATGGGTTAATCCCGATGCGGAGCCCGGCGATGCCTATAATTTCCGGCTTTATTTCAACGACGCCCGGTTACTGACTTATGATCTGGCATTGATTTCCTTCAATCCTTATACCGGCGCCATTCTTCGGGAGGGGCCTTCAAGTCAGTTTACACTCAGCTTTATCGAGTGGCTGTTTCAATTTCATTTCAGTTTTCAACTGGGCGTTCCAGGTGCTGCCTTGACGGCCATTTTTGGCATTACCATGCTGCTGTCGCTACTTACCGGGGCGATCGTGTACCGGAAAATGCTCTGGAAAGTCCTGACATTCCGAGTGAAGATCAATCGAAAGAACTGGCGGACGGTTAGCTCCGACCTGCACCGCATGGTCGGAGTGTGGTCACTGCTTTTAAATGCAGTGATTTTCTTCACCGGATTCTGGATGAACCTCTTTGCCTTCAAGGCAAAAACCTGGCAGAATGAAATAGTAGCAACCAAACCAAACACACCTATTTCCATCCAGCCTGATCAGATGTACCGTCAGGCTTTATCTGCCATGCCTGACCTCGAACCTACCTATGTTTATCTGCCCACGCAGCCTGAGCGCAAGTTCGAGGTCAGAGGTTACACAAAGGGACAGTTGAAAGTATGGGGCAGCGGAAATTCGGTGAGAATCGATCAGTATACCGGGGAACTCGTTGAAATTGACCGGCTGGGTGAAAAGCCTTTGGGAGACCGCATCCAGGCAACTTTTTTCCCCTTACACGTCGGTAATTTCGGCGGTGTTGCCATAAAAATCCTGTATGTCATAGTAGGGCTTGCGCCGGGCCTGCTGGCTGTCACGGGCTTTCTGCTATGGTGGCGACGAGTTCGCGGATCTCATGCTCTCGCAAGTTCAAAGTAA
- a CDS encoding TonB-dependent receptor yields the protein MNLRYLFLLFFITDNCFNSIAQSEQGTLNGRIVNAEQKALAGATISLQNTTLGTITDANGQFSLSGIVPGSYILSVSNIGYTAFTQSIRVSKGKNPFLNLQLSESRQELEEVVVSTAKNRYQVLTSNASTRTNTPLLSTPQSVQVMSSEVLRDRQAFTLNEIAGSFTGMKANNGNGNFQIRGFTAYSPNDASFLLYNGIRGNLFLWSQQPLLYNIESVELLRGPSGALFSEGSPGGVVNFVTKKPLPEKRASADLSLGSWGFGRASVDFTGPVGSQKKLLYRAIIGYDRSESFRDDQKKKSLFVAPSLTYLFNGKTSLNLELNYAWQKAVHQYDNGSFIYTRPDGTFDFNHYPNNLTIQSPTDYGKTHNASATLTFDHQINDNLKLTIVERAVRNVLDFTDHIPVGRIRNDSISRGYQDWLTDRFSLQTAAFATYTTKTGPLGHQIIVGGDYNRYGWTQNDYQYKPSTRISILNPNYAGSIPDASVPADESDDNKRVTNLIGAYVQDQVSIGSKLKVLVSLRYDNYNGKETPLSDRDNKQGDELQASGWIPRIGLVYLPVKNVSVYGTYLKSFNPQTSNNVLAGGPFPTRKATQYEVGSKADLLGNRLSATLSLYQINYANILTAAPTDENSHRQAAIDGTRSRGGEFSVTGNLNSLSLIAGYAFNEHELVSTTTYGKKGDRFANAPKHQINFWGKYVFPSRVLKGFGVAAGIRYVSDQVGLLTNQNFIFPSYTVLDAALSYQRNRFQVQLNAYNLANKHYFTGSRSGVTLAGLGDPFNVRVGVSYQLW from the coding sequence ATGAATCTCAGATATTTATTCCTGTTGTTTTTTATAACAGACAACTGTTTCAATTCCATTGCTCAATCCGAACAGGGGACACTCAACGGACGTATTGTAAATGCGGAGCAAAAGGCGCTGGCAGGCGCGACAATCAGTTTACAAAATACTACTTTGGGAACTATTACCGACGCCAATGGTCAGTTCAGCCTGTCGGGCATCGTGCCCGGATCTTACATTCTTTCTGTTTCCAATATAGGTTATACTGCTTTCACACAAAGCATTCGCGTTTCAAAAGGCAAAAATCCGTTTCTTAACCTGCAACTTTCTGAAAGCCGGCAGGAGTTGGAAGAAGTCGTAGTGAGTACGGCCAAAAACCGCTACCAGGTGCTGACATCCAATGCTTCCACCCGTACCAATACGCCCTTGCTTTCCACGCCGCAATCGGTACAAGTAATGTCCTCCGAAGTGCTCCGCGACAGACAGGCATTTACTTTGAATGAGATCGCAGGCTCGTTCACGGGCATGAAGGCCAACAACGGCAACGGAAATTTTCAGATCCGCGGGTTTACAGCTTACTCTCCCAATGATGCCAGTTTTTTGCTTTACAATGGAATACGTGGAAACCTCTTCCTGTGGAGCCAGCAGCCTTTGCTCTACAATATTGAATCTGTGGAATTGCTCCGCGGTCCGTCAGGCGCCTTGTTTAGTGAAGGTTCTCCGGGGGGTGTGGTCAATTTTGTTACTAAAAAGCCTTTGCCTGAAAAACGGGCGAGCGCGGACCTTTCTCTTGGAAGCTGGGGCTTTGGCCGGGCGTCGGTGGATTTTACAGGGCCGGTTGGCAGCCAGAAAAAGCTTTTGTACCGCGCGATCATTGGTTATGACCGTTCGGAAAGTTTCAGGGATGACCAGAAAAAAAAGAGCCTGTTCGTTGCTCCGTCACTGACTTACCTTTTCAACGGCAAAACTTCATTGAACCTCGAACTGAATTACGCCTGGCAAAAGGCTGTCCACCAATATGATAACGGAAGCTTCATTTACACCCGGCCCGACGGTACTTTCGACTTTAACCATTACCCCAACAACCTGACGATCCAAAGCCCCACGGATTATGGTAAAACGCATAACGCATCGGCCACATTAACCTTTGACCACCAGATCAATGATAACCTGAAACTCACGATCGTGGAGCGGGCCGTGCGTAATGTGCTGGATTTTACGGATCATATTCCGGTGGGAAGGATCCGGAACGATTCCATCAGCCGGGGGTATCAGGACTGGCTGACAGACCGGTTTAGTCTGCAAACAGCCGCTTTTGCAACTTACACTACAAAAACAGGCCCGCTGGGGCATCAGATTATCGTCGGCGGAGATTACAACCGTTACGGCTGGACTCAAAACGATTACCAATACAAACCTTCGACCCGGATCTCGATCCTCAACCCGAATTATGCCGGCAGTATCCCCGATGCCTCCGTACCGGCCGACGAATCGGATGATAACAAGCGTGTGACAAACCTGATCGGCGCTTATGTTCAGGACCAGGTCAGTATTGGCAGTAAGTTGAAAGTGCTGGTTTCCCTTCGTTATGATAATTATAATGGCAAAGAGACGCCATTGTCAGACCGGGATAATAAGCAGGGTGACGAATTGCAGGCTTCCGGCTGGATTCCCAGGATCGGACTGGTTTATTTACCAGTTAAAAACGTATCGGTTTATGGTACCTATCTGAAATCATTCAATCCCCAAACCTCCAACAACGTGCTCGCCGGCGGTCCGTTCCCTACCCGGAAAGCTACTCAATATGAAGTAGGATCAAAAGCCGATCTGCTCGGGAACCGCTTGTCGGCCACATTATCGTTATATCAGATCAACTATGCCAATATCCTGACGGCGGCCCCTACTGACGAAAATTCTCACCGCCAGGCAGCCATCGACGGCACGCGCAGCCGGGGCGGGGAATTTTCCGTAACCGGTAATTTAAATTCGCTCAGTCTGATCGCGGGATATGCATTCAATGAGCACGAGCTGGTGAGTACCACCACTTATGGTAAAAAAGGCGACCGCTTTGCCAATGCACCGAAGCATCAGATCAATTTCTGGGGTAAATATGTGTTTCCCTCCCGTGTGCTGAAAGGTTTTGGCGTGGCAGCAGGCATTCGCTATGTAAGTGACCAGGTTGGTTTGCTGACGAACCAGAACTTCATTTTCCCCTCCTACACAGTTCTGGATGCGGCGCTTTCCTACCAGCGCAACCGGTTTCAGGTTCAGCTCAATGCTTACAACCTGGCCAACAAGCACTATTTTACAGGCAGTCGTTCCGGCGTCACCCTGGCCGGACTGGGCGACCCGTTCAATGTAAGAGTGGGAGTTAGCTATCAGCTCTGGTAG